One genomic region from Streptomyces sp. NBC_00582 encodes:
- a CDS encoding SPW repeat protein, whose amino-acid sequence MTDRTHTTMESHPDILEMRERHALAERAVTTQQGQAVEALALVTGLYLAASPWIAGFNGFTTLAVNNLIAGIAYALLLGGFGHAYERTHARAWAAAVIGVWTIIAPWAVAGNVDTTRTVVNNVIVGAIALLLALAAGSAAGDTDRSGRGRRSMGTAR is encoded by the coding sequence ATGACCGACCGGACTCATACGACCATGGAGTCGCACCCGGACATACTCGAGATGCGGGAGCGTCACGCGCTGGCCGAGCGCGCGGTGACCACCCAGCAAGGGCAGGCCGTCGAGGCGCTCGCTCTCGTCACCGGGCTGTACCTCGCCGCATCCCCCTGGATCGCGGGCTTCAACGGCTTCACCACCCTGGCTGTCAACAACCTCATCGCCGGGATCGCCTACGCCCTGCTCCTGGGCGGCTTCGGGCACGCCTACGAGCGCACCCATGCCCGGGCGTGGGCCGCCGCCGTGATCGGTGTGTGGACCATCATCGCGCCATGGGCGGTGGCGGGGAACGTCGACACCACCCGCACCGTAGTCAACAACGTCATCGTCGGCGCCATCGCGCTGCTGCTCGCGCTGGCTGCGGGCTCGGCGGCGGGTGACACCGACCGGAGCGGCCGCGGCCGCCGCTCGATGGGGACGGCACGCTGA
- a CDS encoding acyl-CoA dehydrogenase family protein, whose translation MHAAHAPRPADPLDLLELDSLLGPDERAVRDTVRTFCERRVDPYIAEWFEQGGIEDIRGLTKELGELGLLGMHLEGYGCAGMSAVDYGLACLELEATDSGLRSLVSVQGSLAMYALHAFGSEEHKREWLPRMAAGTAIGCFGLTEPDSGSDPGSMRTAARRDGDDWILDGRKMWITNGSVADVAVVWAKTDDGIRGFVVPTDTPGFSASAIKHKMSLRASVTSELVLDRVRLPGSAVLPGVRGLRGPLSCLSEARYGIAWGAMGAARSAFRAALAYAGDRVQFDRPISSFQLTQAKLTDMSLELNKGVLLALHLGRTKDDRGLRPEQVSYGKLNNTRAALEICRTARTILGANGISLEYPVIRHANNLESILTYEGTVEMHTLVIGQALTGQAAFR comes from the coding sequence ATGCACGCAGCACACGCACCACGTCCCGCCGATCCCCTCGACCTCCTGGAACTCGACAGTCTGCTCGGCCCGGACGAGCGCGCGGTGCGCGACACCGTGCGCACCTTCTGCGAGCGGCGCGTCGATCCGTACATCGCCGAGTGGTTCGAGCAGGGCGGGATCGAGGACATCCGGGGTCTGACCAAGGAACTCGGCGAACTGGGCCTGCTGGGCATGCACCTGGAGGGCTACGGCTGCGCCGGCATGAGCGCGGTCGACTACGGTCTGGCCTGTCTGGAGCTGGAGGCGACCGATTCCGGTCTGCGGTCCCTGGTGTCGGTGCAGGGCTCTTTGGCCATGTACGCGCTGCACGCGTTCGGCTCCGAGGAGCACAAGCGCGAGTGGCTGCCGAGGATGGCGGCGGGCACGGCGATCGGCTGCTTCGGTCTGACCGAGCCCGACTCCGGCTCCGACCCGGGCAGCATGCGCACCGCCGCCCGCAGGGACGGCGACGACTGGATCCTCGACGGCCGCAAGATGTGGATCACCAACGGTTCGGTCGCCGATGTCGCCGTGGTCTGGGCGAAAACCGACGACGGCATCCGCGGGTTCGTCGTCCCCACCGACACGCCCGGCTTCTCGGCGTCCGCGATCAAGCACAAGATGTCCCTGCGGGCCTCGGTGACCAGCGAACTGGTCCTGGACCGCGTACGGCTGCCGGGCAGCGCCGTGCTGCCCGGCGTACGGGGACTGCGCGGCCCCCTGTCCTGCCTGAGCGAGGCCCGCTACGGCATCGCCTGGGGCGCGATGGGCGCCGCCCGCTCCGCCTTCCGGGCGGCGCTGGCCTACGCGGGCGACCGGGTCCAGTTCGACCGTCCGATCAGCTCCTTCCAGCTCACCCAGGCCAAACTGACCGACATGTCCCTGGAGCTGAACAAGGGCGTCCTGCTGGCCCTGCACCTCGGCCGCACCAAGGACGACCGGGGCCTGCGCCCCGAACAGGTCAGCTACGGCAAACTCAACAACACCCGGGCGGCACTGGAGATCTGCCGCACCGCGCGCACGATCCTGGGCGCCAACGGCATCTCCCTCGAATACCCGGTCATCCGGCACGCCAACAACCTGGAGTCGATCCTCACCTACGAGGGCACGGTCGAGATGCACACCCTGGTGATCGGGCAGGCACTGACGGGCCAGGCGGCGTTCCGGTGA
- a CDS encoding cupin domain-containing protein encodes MRRIVTGHDEHGTSVVISDGPIPRSHAFTSLPGWVSALPWATEAGRPASRTGEDPTPEVTNFVPGPGGTRFIVLTLPPATAMADPAFDPVAFGQEQLAESPGIAELMEIENPGMHTTPTIDYGIVLNGEVTLELDDGALTKLSAGDIVIQNGTRHGWRNHSDRPVTLAFVLIGVPDAD; translated from the coding sequence ATGCGCAGAATCGTCACCGGCCACGACGAACACGGAACGTCGGTCGTCATCAGCGACGGGCCCATCCCCCGCAGTCACGCGTTCACCAGCCTCCCGGGCTGGGTCTCCGCCCTGCCCTGGGCCACAGAGGCCGGCCGACCCGCGAGCCGCACCGGCGAGGACCCGACCCCCGAGGTCACGAACTTCGTCCCGGGGCCGGGCGGCACCCGCTTCATCGTCCTGACCCTGCCGCCCGCCACCGCGATGGCCGACCCCGCCTTCGACCCCGTCGCCTTCGGCCAGGAGCAGCTCGCCGAGTCCCCCGGCATCGCCGAGCTCATGGAGATCGAGAACCCGGGAATGCACACCACTCCCACGATCGACTACGGCATCGTCCTGAACGGCGAGGTCACCCTCGAACTCGACGACGGCGCCCTCACCAAGCTGTCCGCCGGCGACATCGTCATTCAGAACGGCACCCGGCACGGCTGGCGCAACCACAGCGACCGGCCCGTCACTCTCGCCTTCGTCCTCATCGGTGTTCCGGACGCGGACTGA
- a CDS encoding cytochrome P450, with the protein MATSVSQPPEHIRLAELWRDPYPAYRYLREHDPVAWVPEAGRYLVTRFEDIMHVERHPETYLSSENPSLMTRSIGETLLRQDGAAHRRLRRAAEGPLRPRIVKEHWLPVFRRHAEDILATVAERGEGDLFRDVAGPFAARNLAALLGLRGVGDTEMQEWSQAIIDAGGNYGEDPEIWARCARAVSDLDTAMDDVLPVLRRAPDHSVISSMLHADDPLTEDEIRTNVRVFLGGGLNEPRDSMAAAAYALLTHDDQRRDVEADPALWKRVFEEAVRWVSPIGMYPRRVAERTELAGRVLEPGDKLGVVVASGNRDERIFARPDAFDIHRTDTSHVAFGGGPHFCLGTWVSRAGVGQIGLPLLFRKLSGLRLTETEIPFGGWVFRGPLRLPAAWDV; encoded by the coding sequence GTGGCTACGAGCGTCAGTCAACCCCCCGAGCACATCCGTCTGGCCGAACTGTGGCGCGATCCCTATCCCGCATACCGGTACCTCCGTGAGCACGACCCCGTGGCCTGGGTGCCGGAGGCGGGCCGGTACCTGGTCACGCGGTTCGAGGACATCATGCACGTGGAACGGCATCCCGAGACATACCTGTCCTCGGAGAACCCCTCCCTGATGACCCGCTCGATCGGCGAGACCCTGCTGCGCCAGGACGGAGCGGCCCACCGGCGGCTGCGGCGTGCCGCCGAGGGCCCGCTGCGTCCGCGGATCGTCAAGGAGCACTGGCTGCCGGTCTTCCGGCGCCACGCCGAGGACATCCTCGCCACCGTCGCCGAACGCGGCGAGGGGGACCTCTTCAGGGACGTCGCAGGGCCGTTCGCCGCCCGCAATCTCGCCGCCTTGCTGGGGCTGCGCGGGGTCGGGGACACGGAGATGCAGGAGTGGTCCCAGGCGATCATCGACGCGGGCGGGAACTACGGGGAGGACCCGGAGATCTGGGCGCGGTGCGCCCGCGCCGTGTCCGACCTCGACACCGCGATGGACGACGTCCTTCCCGTCCTGCGCCGCGCCCCCGACCACTCGGTGATCTCGTCCATGCTGCACGCCGACGATCCGCTGACCGAGGACGAGATACGGACCAACGTCCGCGTCTTTCTCGGCGGTGGGTTGAACGAACCCCGGGATTCCATGGCGGCAGCCGCCTACGCGCTGCTCACCCATGACGACCAGCGCCGGGACGTCGAGGCGGACCCCGCGCTGTGGAAGCGGGTCTTCGAGGAGGCCGTCCGCTGGGTCTCCCCGATCGGCATGTACCCCCGGCGGGTCGCCGAGCGGACCGAACTCGCGGGGCGTGTGCTGGAGCCGGGCGACAAGCTCGGCGTCGTCGTCGCCTCCGGCAATCGCGACGAGCGGATCTTCGCCCGCCCGGACGCCTTCGACATCCACCGCACCGACACCAGCCACGTCGCCTTCGGCGGCGGCCCCCACTTCTGCCTGGGGACCTGGGTGTCCCGCGCCGGGGTCGGACAGATCGGCCTTCCTCTCCTCTTCCGGAAGCTGTCCGGGCTCCGTCTCACCGAGACCGAGATCCCCTTCGGCGGTTGGGTGTTCCGCGGCCCTCTGCGGCTCCCGGCCGCCTGGGACGTATGA
- a CDS encoding LysR family transcriptional regulator encodes MSADFSLRQLEYFVAVAGTGSISGAAVQCHASQAGISTAISDLERRLGVQLLVRRRAKGVFLTEAGTRVLDHAQAILARAEDLTAGARAEKGRLAGRLTIGCYATLSPFLIPPLVDGFTRGHPDVDLQFIDGSQEEIRQALLEGACDLAFLYETGAEAGLTCATVRNCPPYVILSADHPLAGGEAVSLAELADEPLIVYASPPAPSNAERWLHSAGVKPDIRYRTSSIEAVRSLVARGMGYSILLQRWPSDTSFEGLPLVPMPITDPLEAVRVVIAHASSVTPTHRARAFAQYAREALAAPFPSPPRSAEASPSTDT; translated from the coding sequence GTGAGCGCCGATTTCTCGCTCAGGCAGCTGGAGTACTTCGTGGCTGTGGCCGGCACGGGTTCCATCAGCGGGGCCGCCGTGCAGTGTCATGCGTCTCAGGCGGGAATCTCCACCGCGATCAGCGATCTGGAGCGCCGCCTGGGGGTTCAGCTGCTGGTCAGGAGGCGGGCCAAGGGTGTCTTCCTGACCGAGGCGGGCACCCGCGTCCTGGACCACGCGCAGGCCATTCTGGCCAGGGCCGAGGACCTCACGGCCGGTGCCAGAGCGGAGAAGGGGCGGCTCGCGGGCAGGCTGACGATCGGCTGCTACGCCACCCTCTCGCCGTTCCTGATCCCCCCGCTGGTGGACGGGTTCACCCGCGGCCATCCCGACGTCGATCTCCAGTTCATCGACGGCTCGCAGGAAGAGATCCGCCAGGCGCTCCTGGAAGGCGCCTGCGACCTGGCCTTCCTGTATGAGACCGGTGCGGAGGCGGGCTTGACGTGCGCGACGGTGCGGAACTGCCCGCCCTATGTGATCCTCTCCGCCGACCACCCGCTGGCCGGAGGAGAGGCGGTGTCCCTGGCCGAACTCGCGGACGAGCCGCTGATCGTCTATGCGTCTCCTCCGGCGCCGAGCAACGCCGAACGGTGGCTGCACAGCGCCGGCGTCAAGCCGGACATCCGGTACCGGACCTCCAGCATCGAGGCGGTACGCAGCCTGGTGGCACGCGGCATGGGCTACTCCATACTGCTCCAGCGGTGGCCCAGTGACACCAGCTTCGAGGGTCTGCCCCTCGTTCCGATGCCGATCACCGACCCGCTGGAGGCGGTCAGGGTCGTGATCGCGCACGCTTCGAGCGTCACGCCCACGCACCGGGCGCGGGCCTTCGCCCAGTACGCGCGTGAAGCCCTCGCCGCCCCGTTCCCGTCGCCGCCCCGGTCCGCTGAGGCGTCGCCTTCAACCGACACGTGA
- a CDS encoding aldehyde dehydrogenase family protein — translation MTHRNLIDGHWQEATATTGNVNPSDAGDVLGTYALADAEQARTAVEAAAAAAPGWARTTGAARAEILDRAGDELLRRRDELGDRLAREEGETLPEAVSEVVRAGQIAPALAYGNTVVFKPAEPVPGSAWALDEAPHRAGLPAGVLNLVMGRGREIGDVITGAPEVAAVSFTGATATCERVLRAAQTHRARVQSERGGKSPLVVADDADLDLTVDVALEGSFGSTGQRCTASSRLVVMDAVHAAFVERLTTATRALTVDDARKPGTGMGPVVDAAQLDQNLPHGAVAAGEGAGVRGGERLERCAEGFHLAPAPAVGTRLHDTVNREEVCGPPASVIRVADYDETVPVADDSGYGLTAGLVTTSLARAADSRRRSTAGMVMISVPTAGEGTAACEFSTTTKTSYVAGGPWG, via the coding sequence GTGACCCACCGCAACCTCATCGACGGCCACTGGCAGGAAGCCACGGCCACCACCGGGAACGTGAACCCGTCCGACGCGGGAGACGTCCTCGGGACCTACGCCCTGGCCGACGCGGAGCAGGCGCGCACCGCAGTCGAGGCGGCTGCCGCCGCCGCGCCCGGCTGGGCCCGTACCACCGGCGCGGCCCGCGCGGAGATCCTCGACCGCGCCGGGGACGAACTCCTGCGCCGCCGCGACGAGTTGGGAGACCGGTTGGCCCGGGAGGAGGGCGAGACCCTCCCGGAGGCGGTGTCCGAGGTGGTTCGGGCCGGCCAGATCGCCCCGGCCCTGGCCTACGGGAACACCGTGGTCTTCAAGCCCGCCGAACCCGTGCCGGGCAGCGCCTGGGCCCTGGACGAGGCGCCGCACCGCGCCGGGTTGCCGGCCGGGGTGCTGAACCTGGTGATGGGGCGTGGCCGGGAGATCGGCGACGTCATCACCGGCGCCCCGGAGGTGGCGGCTGTCTCCTTCACCGGCGCGACGGCGACCTGCGAGCGGGTGCTGCGGGCCGCCCAGACGCACCGGGCGCGGGTGCAGTCGGAGAGGGGAGGCAAGAGCCCGCTGGTCGTCGCCGACGACGCCGATCTCGATCTGACGGTCGACGTGGCTCTGGAGGGCTCCTTCGGGTCGACCGGCCAGCGCTGTACGGCCTCCTCCCGGCTGGTCGTGATGGACGCCGTCCACGCTGCCTTCGTCGAACGGCTCACCACGGCGACGCGGGCACTGACCGTCGACGACGCACGCAAGCCGGGCACCGGCATGGGCCCCGTGGTCGACGCTGCCCAGCTCGACCAGAACCTGCCGCACGGGGCTGTCGCGGCGGGCGAAGGGGCCGGCGTGAGGGGTGGGGAACGCCTGGAGCGCTGCGCCGAGGGCTTCCACCTGGCGCCCGCGCCGGCCGTCGGCACCCGGCTCCACGACACCGTGAACCGGGAGGAGGTCTGCGGGCCGCCGGCCTCGGTGATCCGCGTCGCGGACTACGACGAGACGGTGCCGGTGGCCGACGACAGCGGGTACGGACTGACCGCCGGCCTGGTCACCACCTCGCTGGCCCGCGCCGCGGACTCCCGTCGCCGCTCCACAGCGGGCATGGTGATGATCAGCGTGCCCACGGCCGGGGAAGGCACCGCCGCCTGCGAGTTCTCCACGACCACGAAGACGTCGTACGTCGCCGGAGGCCCGTGGGGATGA
- a CDS encoding LacI family DNA-binding transcriptional regulator has protein sequence MITTRDIAERLDLSVSTVGRALADDPRISEETKLRVREAAAEMGYVANRAARMMRGVASNVVGLVIPDIRNSFYSTIAHELSGNMEARDHQLILSETDDDPVRELRHLRELSASRVAGVIIVPTARPHHDSVRLLAALPHVQLLRRHPALGAQWFGIDDFQVLQRSTAHLLAHGHSRIGYVGGPSELRTGAERLRGFRSALEQAGLREEDGLAVLGKPSSVAHGRRAARRLLDDAAPPTALVTGSVPLTLGVLEELTSRGVRTPEELSVVGFGDEPGFSWWGPGLTTARLPVTEMATDCALWLLHRLTTKPHRDTAYTSVSTGSLIVRGSTAPPARSGRLPGERAAQRTRRSR, from the coding sequence ATGATCACCACCAGGGACATCGCCGAACGCCTCGACCTGTCCGTCTCCACCGTCGGCCGCGCCCTCGCCGACGACCCGAGGATCTCCGAGGAGACCAAGCTCCGGGTCCGCGAGGCCGCAGCCGAGATGGGTTACGTCGCCAACCGGGCGGCCCGCATGATGCGTGGCGTCGCCAGCAACGTCGTCGGGCTGGTGATCCCCGACATCCGCAACAGCTTCTACTCCACCATCGCCCACGAACTGTCCGGGAACATGGAGGCCCGGGACCACCAGCTCATCCTCTCCGAGACCGACGACGACCCGGTGCGGGAGCTGCGCCATCTCAGGGAGCTGTCCGCCAGCCGGGTGGCCGGTGTCATCATCGTGCCCACCGCCCGCCCGCACCACGACTCGGTCCGGCTCCTCGCCGCGCTCCCGCACGTCCAACTCCTGCGCCGGCACCCCGCACTCGGCGCCCAGTGGTTCGGCATCGACGACTTCCAGGTTCTCCAGCGGTCCACCGCCCATCTGCTGGCGCACGGCCACTCGCGGATCGGCTACGTCGGCGGTCCATCTGAACTTCGGACCGGCGCCGAGCGTCTGCGTGGCTTCCGCAGCGCGCTGGAGCAGGCGGGACTGCGCGAGGAGGACGGGTTGGCCGTGCTCGGGAAGCCCTCCTCCGTCGCCCACGGCCGCCGGGCCGCCCGTCGGCTGCTGGACGACGCCGCGCCACCGACCGCCCTGGTCACCGGATCCGTCCCGCTCACCCTGGGGGTGCTGGAGGAACTGACCTCCCGAGGCGTCCGTACCCCCGAGGAGCTGTCGGTCGTCGGCTTCGGCGACGAACCGGGCTTCTCCTGGTGGGGCCCGGGCCTGACCACCGCACGCCTGCCGGTGACGGAGATGGCCACCGACTGTGCCCTGTGGCTGCTGCACCGCCTCACCACGAAACCCCACCGTGACACCGCGTACACCTCGGTCTCGACCGGCTCACTGATCGTCCGGGGCAGCACGGCGCCCCCGGCGAGGAGCGGTCGTCTGCCGGGGGAACGAGCCGCCCAGCGAACCAGGAGGTCCCGATGA
- a CDS encoding VOC family protein: MTTAVRPHLTHMGINVYDIKKMEEFYTRVLGLVVTDRGRGKNFKADLVFMSVDPHTHHQVALASGRDPDSPRSTINQISFHLDTLDELRVMYRRVKEHGVEGLKPLNHGVSWSVYFFDPEGNTVELYVDSPWYIAQPHGDPFDPELSTERITADTLEMCRHDEKFMPIEEFRASVQARLDAPEATA; encoded by the coding sequence ATGACCACGGCCGTGAGGCCCCACCTCACCCACATGGGTATCAACGTCTACGACATCAAGAAGATGGAGGAGTTCTACACCCGGGTTCTCGGTCTGGTCGTCACCGACCGGGGACGGGGCAAGAACTTCAAGGCCGACCTGGTCTTCATGAGCGTCGACCCGCACACCCACCACCAGGTCGCGCTCGCCAGCGGACGCGACCCCGACTCGCCCCGCAGCACCATCAACCAGATCTCCTTCCACCTCGACACCCTCGACGAGCTGCGGGTGATGTACCGCCGCGTGAAGGAACACGGAGTCGAGGGGCTCAAGCCCCTGAACCACGGGGTCTCCTGGTCGGTCTACTTCTTCGACCCGGAGGGCAACACGGTGGAGCTGTACGTGGACAGCCCCTGGTACATAGCCCAACCGCACGGCGACCCGTTCGACCCCGAACTGTCCACCGAGCGGATCACGGCCGACACCCTGGAGATGTGCCGGCACGACGAGAAGTTCATGCCCATCGAGGAGTTCCGCGCTTCCGTGCAGGCCCGGCTCGACGCGCCGGAGGCCACCGCATGA
- a CDS encoding amino acid synthesis family protein, producing the protein MTLVDIRKTSLVVETIHHEGGPRVAEPVRVAAAAAVVRNPFAGRHEPDLTGFQSELRALGVQLATELVDALDAKNVQAYGKGAIVGVNGELEHGAVWHEAGGWAMRAVLGEPKAIVPSTKAVAATGYRLLIPLHHIEAAYVRSHFNTVEVGVQDAPRPDEILYALAMATGGRVHARVGGLTADQISVHDGNR; encoded by the coding sequence ATGACCCTCGTCGACATCCGTAAGACCTCCCTCGTGGTCGAGACGATCCATCATGAGGGCGGCCCCCGAGTCGCCGAACCGGTGCGGGTGGCCGCGGCGGCGGCGGTGGTCCGCAACCCCTTCGCCGGACGCCATGAACCCGACCTGACGGGTTTCCAGAGCGAACTTCGTGCTCTCGGGGTCCAGTTGGCGACGGAACTCGTCGACGCCCTCGATGCGAAGAACGTCCAGGCGTACGGCAAGGGCGCGATCGTCGGCGTCAACGGCGAGCTGGAGCACGGCGCCGTGTGGCATGAGGCGGGAGGCTGGGCCATGCGTGCGGTCCTCGGTGAACCCAAGGCCATCGTCCCGTCCACCAAGGCCGTGGCGGCCACCGGGTACCGGCTGCTGATCCCGCTCCACCACATCGAAGCCGCCTACGTCCGCAGCCACTTCAACACCGTCGAGGTCGGCGTCCAGGACGCCCCCCGCCCCGACGAGATCCTCTACGCCCTCGCCATGGCGACCGGCGGCCGGGTGCACGCCCGCGTCGGCGGGCTGACCGCCGACCAGATCTCCGTACACGACGGCAACCGATGA
- a CDS encoding C-terminal binding protein, protein MSTTGKVLLTDHAWPDDSVERAVLEAAGLTLVTGPADPAPAAAIEALVREHRPDAVLTCWAPVTAAAVTACPDLRIVARLGVGLDNIAVETAAEQGVWVTNVPDYCVEEVSDHAVGMVLAWARGLAAFDRDVRAGKWRPAAAKLRRMATLTCGIVGYGRIGRATARKLAAFGCRVLAHDPYPPDRAPGVELTTFEELLGASDVVVLHVPLTENTRHLVGAKELALMKPGALLVNVSRGGLVDTDALIEALASGLVDGAGLDVLESEPEVPSALLERPGVLVTPHIAFSSTASVEELRRRAAQEVVRVLAGEPPAYPCNKPRGVRP, encoded by the coding sequence ATGAGTACGACAGGCAAGGTCCTGCTCACCGACCACGCCTGGCCCGACGACAGCGTCGAGCGGGCCGTGTTGGAGGCCGCGGGGCTGACCCTGGTGACCGGGCCCGCCGATCCGGCGCCGGCCGCCGCCATCGAGGCCCTGGTCCGGGAGCACCGTCCCGACGCCGTCCTGACCTGCTGGGCCCCGGTGACCGCCGCCGCCGTCACGGCCTGCCCGGACCTGCGGATCGTCGCCCGCCTCGGGGTCGGCCTCGACAACATCGCCGTCGAGACGGCCGCCGAGCAAGGGGTGTGGGTCACCAACGTCCCCGACTACTGCGTCGAGGAGGTCTCCGACCACGCCGTCGGCATGGTGCTGGCCTGGGCGCGGGGCCTGGCCGCCTTCGACCGCGACGTACGAGCCGGGAAGTGGCGTCCCGCCGCCGCGAAACTGCGCCGGATGGCCACGCTGACCTGCGGGATCGTCGGCTACGGCAGGATCGGGCGGGCCACCGCCCGCAAGCTCGCGGCCTTCGGCTGCCGTGTCCTCGCCCACGACCCGTATCCGCCCGACCGGGCCCCCGGAGTCGAGCTGACCACGTTCGAGGAACTTCTCGGCGCCAGCGACGTGGTGGTCCTTCATGTCCCGCTCACCGAGAACACCCGCCATCTCGTCGGCGCCAAGGAACTCGCCCTGATGAAACCGGGCGCGCTCCTGGTCAACGTCAGCCGGGGCGGCCTCGTCGACACGGACGCCCTGATCGAGGCCCTGGCCTCCGGCCTGGTCGACGGCGCCGGGCTCGACGTGCTGGAGAGCGAGCCCGAGGTGCCGTCCGCACTGCTGGAGCGGCCCGGCGTCCTCGTGACCCCGCACATCGCCTTCTCCTCCACCGCCTCCGTCGAGGAGCTGCGCCGCCGCGCGGCCCAGGAGGTCGTGCGGGTCCTGGCCGGCGAACCCCCGGCGTATCCCTGCAACAAGCCCCGAGGAGTACGGCCATGA